CCGACAACGGCATGGCCTGGAATGGTGTGCTGGATATCACCGACAGGGAAAGCGAAGGGGTGACCAAGACAACGGCGCTCTATCTCATGGATACCATGACGATCTCGCCCAAACTCGAGTTCAGCGCCGGTCTGCGTCTGGATATCTTCGACGTGTCCGGGGCACGGGTAAATACGGCCGGCCGTGGCGAAGAGGCCGCCTATGTCGACATTTCCGAGCATCAGGAGTTCGTCAACGGCAATGTCGGGATCGTATATCACCCGACCGAGTCCGTTTCGCTGTACGGGAACATCGCCAGTTCGGCCGACCCCGCGCTGGACAACGTCGGTATCCAGACCGATTACGACAGTGATGCGGGCGGCGGTGACATCAACGTGGATCCGGAACGCACCTATACCTATGAAGTCGGTGCCAAATGGATGCCCAATCCCGACCTCCTGCTTGGCGCGGCCCTCTACCGCGTCGAAAAGGAAAACGAACGTGCATATGACGAAACCACGGATGAATACTATCTGGCCGCGAAAAGCAGCCGCTCTCAGGGTGTCGAACTCACCTTCTCGGGCATGATCAACGAACGCTGGAGCATCTCGGGCGGGTATACATATATCGACTATTCAGCCGATGGTGGCGAAACCGATTATGTCAACGGCGTTCCGGAACATGCGTTCTCGCTCTGGACGTCATATGATGTGACCCCCAGGTGGACCGTCGGTGGCGGCGCCTATTACACCGGTACGACACATGCCACATCGACGGTCAAGATTCCGGACTCCTGGCAGATTGATGTCATGGCGCGTTACGAAATCGACGACAGCACCTCTGCCCAGGTCAATATCACCAACCTCTTCGATGAAGACATCTACGAGACAGGCTATCGCAATGGTCGCTTTGTCAATATGGGCTCGGCCCGCACCGTCTCTCTGACCCTGAACAAGTCATTCTAGGTCAAGGCTGAACACAAGGGCCGAAGCGGAAACGCTTCGGCCTGCTCATTGCAGGAGAGTTGTCATGTTGATCACCATTCCCGATCTTTTGACCAGGGAGGAAGTCGCCCACATCCGCGGCAAGCTGGAACGCACCCAATGGCAGGACGGGCTTGCGACTGCAGGGGATCAGGCGGCAGGCGTCAAGAAGAACCTTCAGGTTCCCATGGACAGCGACGAAGGCGCCAGGTTGTCCCAGATCGTTCTGGCCGCCCTGGCCCGCAATCCGGTCTATCAATCCGCTGCCCTGCCGCTCAATGTCTTGCCGCCCATGTTCAACCGCTATGACGAAGGCATGACGTTCGGCAATCACGTTGACGGCTCGATCCGGGTGATCCCGCAAAACGGTCAGCGTATCCGAACCGATGTCTCGACCACGGTTTTCATCACCGATGACGATGAGTATGACGGTGGCGAATTGATCGTCGAAGATACCTATGGCGAACATCGGGTCAAGCTGCCGGCAGGTCATGCGGTGGTCTATCCCTCGACCTCGCTGCATCGTGTCAATCCGGTCACGCGCGGCTCGCGTTGGGCCTCGTTCTTCTGGGCGCAATCGATGATC
This is a stretch of genomic DNA from Paracoccus seriniphilus. It encodes these proteins:
- a CDS encoding Fe2+-dependent dioxygenase — its product is MLITIPDLLTREEVAHIRGKLERTQWQDGLATAGDQAAGVKKNLQVPMDSDEGARLSQIVLAALARNPVYQSAALPLNVLPPMFNRYDEGMTFGNHVDGSIRVIPQNGQRIRTDVSTTVFITDDDEYDGGELIVEDTYGEHRVKLPAGHAVVYPSTSLHRVNPVTRGSRWASFFWAQSMIRDDWRRHMMYDLDRSIMRIRSLLPDDDPAVTSLTAHYHNMIRQWAEV